A section of the Streptomyces sp. SCL15-4 genome encodes:
- a CDS encoding type II secretion system F family protein: MGRGRFTLPRGVRRWLPPAGAACGTWVLVGGAVGAALGLGAGIALWRWRGRQAAAGRPEAIDAAGAARELPLAADLLAACIAAGAGPVIAAHAVGEALGGPVGQALARGAAEVRLGGAPADAWRSLALLPGAAALARLLERADESGLPAAGPVARLASDARAEWSRAATARARRAAVLVSAPVGLCFLPAFVAVGVVPVVIGLAGGVMGGR, encoded by the coding sequence ATGGGCAGAGGGCGGTTCACGCTGCCGCGCGGCGTACGGCGGTGGCTGCCGCCGGCCGGTGCGGCGTGCGGGACGTGGGTGCTGGTCGGCGGGGCCGTCGGGGCCGCGCTGGGGCTGGGTGCCGGCATCGCGCTGTGGCGGTGGCGGGGCCGGCAGGCGGCGGCCGGCCGGCCGGAGGCGATCGACGCCGCCGGGGCCGCGCGCGAACTCCCGCTGGCCGCCGACCTGCTGGCCGCCTGCATCGCCGCCGGTGCCGGTCCGGTGATCGCCGCCCATGCCGTGGGCGAGGCCCTCGGCGGACCGGTGGGTCAGGCGCTGGCGCGCGGCGCGGCGGAGGTCCGGCTCGGCGGGGCACCGGCGGACGCCTGGCGGAGCCTCGCGCTGCTGCCCGGTGCCGCTGCCCTGGCGCGGTTGCTGGAGCGGGCCGACGAGTCCGGGCTCCCCGCGGCCGGCCCGGTCGCCCGTCTCGCGTCGGACGCCCGCGCGGAGTGGTCCCGCGCGGCGACGGCCCGGGCCCGCCGGGCAGCCGTCCTGGTCTCCGCGCCGGTCGGGCTGTGCTTCCTGCCCGCGTTCGTCGCGGTCGGGGTGGTGCCCGTCGTGATCGGCCTGGCGGGCGGGGTCATGGGAGGGAGGTGA
- a CDS encoding HAD-IB family hydrolase translates to MLRGVENHSLPRAAAFFDLDKTVIAKSSTLTFSKSFYQGGLINRRAALRTAYAQFVFLAGGLDHDQMERMREYLSALCRGWNVRQVREIVAETLHDLIDPIIYDEAASLIEEHHVAGRDVVIVSTSGAEVVEPIGELLGADRVVATRMVVGEDGCFTGEVEYYAYGPTKAEAIRELAASEGYDLGRCYAYSDSATDLPMLRTVGHPHAVNPDRALRREALAQGWPVLEFRRPVPLKKRLPTFSVPPRPALVAAAAVGAAAATAGLVWYASRRRGTT, encoded by the coding sequence ATGCTCAGGGGTGTGGAAAACCACTCCTTGCCCCGCGCGGCGGCCTTCTTTGACCTGGACAAGACGGTCATTGCGAAGTCGAGCACGCTCACCTTCAGCAAGTCCTTCTACCAAGGCGGGCTGATCAACCGCAGGGCCGCCCTGCGTACCGCATATGCCCAGTTCGTCTTCCTGGCCGGCGGTCTGGACCACGACCAGATGGAGCGCATGCGCGAGTACCTGTCCGCGTTGTGCCGCGGCTGGAACGTGCGGCAGGTGCGGGAGATCGTGGCCGAGACCCTGCACGACCTGATCGACCCGATCATCTACGACGAGGCCGCCTCCCTGATCGAGGAGCACCACGTGGCCGGCCGGGACGTGGTGATCGTGTCCACCTCGGGCGCGGAGGTGGTCGAGCCGATCGGCGAACTGCTGGGGGCGGACCGGGTGGTCGCCACGCGCATGGTCGTGGGCGAGGACGGCTGTTTCACCGGAGAGGTGGAGTACTACGCCTACGGCCCGACCAAGGCCGAGGCCATACGGGAACTGGCCGCCTCCGAGGGCTACGACCTGGGCCGCTGCTACGCCTACAGCGACTCGGCGACCGACCTGCCGATGCTCCGGACCGTCGGGCACCCGCACGCGGTGAACCCGGACCGCGCGCTGCGCCGCGAGGCCCTCGCGCAAGGGTGGCCGGTGCTGGAGTTCCGCCGTCCGGTTCCGCTCAAGAAGCGGCTGCCGACCTTCTCGGTGCCGCCCCGCCCGGCACTGGTCGCGGCGGCGGCCGTCGGCGCGGCGGCGGCGACCGCCGGGCTCGTCTGGTACGCCAGCCGGCGCCGCGGCACCACCTGA
- a CDS encoding oxidoreductase: MSTTGATADPLAALGSLPGVAESVESVRKAVDRVYGHRVMRRRSNEVTSEAALRGARGSAALSGADWALEEVRRRTDFSVDAEARVMGAALRLTAEAGQLLSIWRQSPLRVLARLHLVAAASDAEQVGRPRQAGEPVDEPLIGLPLPDAGEVSGRLEGLADLVIAGSSAPALVTAAVVHGELLALRPFASYNGLVARAAERIVLIGSGLDPKAICPAEVGYAELGRASYLAALDGYVSGTPEGMAAWIAHCGRAVELGVRESTAVCEALQRGAA; encoded by the coding sequence ATGAGTACGACAGGCGCGACCGCCGATCCGCTCGCCGCCCTGGGCTCCCTGCCCGGCGTGGCCGAATCCGTGGAGTCCGTACGCAAGGCCGTGGACCGGGTCTACGGGCACCGCGTCATGCGGCGCCGCAGCAACGAGGTCACCTCCGAGGCGGCCCTGCGCGGTGCCCGCGGCTCGGCGGCGCTGTCCGGGGCGGACTGGGCCCTGGAGGAGGTGCGGCGGCGCACCGATTTCAGCGTCGACGCGGAGGCCCGTGTCATGGGCGCGGCCCTGCGGCTCACCGCCGAGGCGGGACAGCTGCTGTCCATCTGGCGCCAGTCGCCGCTGCGGGTGCTGGCCCGGCTGCACCTGGTGGCCGCGGCGAGCGACGCCGAGCAGGTCGGCAGGCCGCGCCAGGCCGGCGAGCCGGTGGACGAGCCGCTGATCGGACTTCCGCTGCCGGACGCCGGGGAGGTCTCCGGCCGGCTGGAGGGGCTGGCGGACCTGGTCATCGCCGGTTCCTCGGCCCCCGCGCTGGTGACGGCCGCGGTGGTGCACGGCGAACTGCTCGCGCTGCGTCCCTTCGCGTCGTACAACGGCCTGGTCGCGCGCGCGGCCGAGCGGATCGTGCTGATCGGCAGCGGCCTGGACCCGAAGGCGATCTGCCCGGCCGAGGTCGGCTACGCCGAGCTGGGCCGGGCCTCCTACCTCGCCGCGCTGGACGGCTATGTCTCCGGCACTCCGGAGGGCATGGCGGCCTGGATCGCCCACTGCGGGCGGGCGGTCGAGCTGGGCGTGCGCGAGTCCACGGCGGTGTGCGAGGCGCTCCAGCGCGGCGCGGCCTGA
- a CDS encoding Rv3654c family TadE-like protein translates to MGSLGAIAVLCAVFGAVLVLGQAVAVRHRAAGGADLAALAAADHWAEGGAAACARAERLAAAQGVRLVRCAIVGDTSDVTAAVGRGPFTAEVRARAGPPGPVPPGLPDAIRPDPPPEPDLPAGPGPRVEPDLPHEPDAPAEPRLPPEPGPPAPPRP, encoded by the coding sequence GTGGGGAGCCTGGGGGCGATCGCCGTGCTGTGCGCGGTCTTCGGTGCCGTGCTGGTACTCGGGCAGGCCGTCGCCGTACGGCACCGGGCGGCGGGCGGCGCGGACCTGGCGGCGCTCGCGGCGGCGGACCACTGGGCCGAGGGCGGCGCGGCGGCCTGCGCCCGCGCGGAGCGGCTGGCGGCGGCCCAAGGGGTACGGCTGGTGCGGTGCGCGATCGTGGGCGACACCTCGGACGTGACGGCGGCCGTGGGAAGAGGGCCGTTCACGGCGGAGGTCAGGGCGAGAGCGGGCCCACCGGGACCGGTACCGCCCGGGCTTCCGGACGCGATCCGTCCCGATCCGCCTCCCGAGCCGGACCTGCCCGCCGGACCGGGTCCGCGCGTTGAGCCGGACCTGCCTCATGAACCGGACGCGCCTGCTGAACCGCGCCTGCCTCCCGAACCGGGCCCGCCGGCTCCACCCCGCCCCTGA
- a CDS encoding TadE family type IV pilus minor pilin yields MTVETAMALSVLVAFTMALVWGLLVVAARIECVDAARAGARAAARQDPPDAVARVTRETAPRGARVTVAREGDRVRVTVVARPRLLSGLPFDVREEAVALAEETVGRGEAGP; encoded by the coding sequence GTGACCGTGGAGACGGCCATGGCGCTGTCCGTGCTGGTGGCGTTCACGATGGCGCTGGTCTGGGGGCTGCTCGTGGTGGCGGCGCGGATCGAGTGCGTGGACGCGGCCCGCGCGGGCGCCCGGGCCGCCGCCCGCCAGGACCCGCCCGACGCGGTGGCGAGGGTGACCCGGGAAACGGCTCCACGGGGAGCGCGGGTGACCGTCGCACGCGAGGGCGACCGGGTCCGGGTCACGGTGGTGGCCCGGCCCCGGCTGCTGAGCGGGCTGCCCTTCGACGTACGCGAGGAGGCGGTGGCGCTCGCCGAGGAAACCGTGGGCAGAGGGGAGGCGGGGCCGTGA
- a CDS encoding TadA family conjugal transfer-associated ATPase, producing MTLPGLDRADGAALLDGVRRWLAESGAEPTPARVAQALREQGRVLGDAEVLGTAEHLRSELVGTGPLEPLLADPDVTDVLVSAPDRVWVDRGGGLELTTVAFPDAVAVRRLAQRLAAVAGRRLDDARPWADARLPDGTRLHAVLPPVAVGCTCLALRVVRPRAFTVGELVAAGTVPPGGDRVLEALIGAGLSFLVSGGTGSGKTTLLSALLGLAGPGERIVLAEDSAELRPDHPHVVRLETRPANQEGAGLVTLEDLVRQALRMRPDRLVVGEVRGAEVAHLLAALNTGHSGCCTVHANAAADVPARLEALATAAGLDRAALHSQLAAALSVVVHLMRDRSGRRRIDEIHVLERDATGLVRTVPALRWGERAFVRERGWERLRELLGAFGDLGDPGRARSASGTGGRSDG from the coding sequence ATGACCCTCCCCGGGCTCGACCGGGCCGACGGCGCGGCCCTGCTCGACGGCGTCCGCCGCTGGCTCGCCGAGAGCGGCGCCGAACCCACCCCCGCGCGCGTGGCCCAGGCACTGCGCGAACAGGGCCGGGTGCTCGGCGACGCGGAAGTCCTCGGCACGGCCGAACACCTGCGCTCCGAACTCGTCGGCACCGGCCCCCTGGAACCGCTGCTCGCCGACCCCGACGTCACCGACGTCCTGGTCTCCGCGCCCGACCGGGTGTGGGTGGACCGTGGCGGCGGCCTGGAGCTGACCACGGTCGCCTTCCCGGACGCGGTGGCCGTACGGCGCCTCGCGCAGCGGCTGGCCGCCGTGGCCGGGCGCCGGCTGGACGACGCCCGGCCCTGGGCGGACGCCCGGCTGCCCGACGGCACCCGGCTGCACGCGGTGCTGCCTCCGGTTGCCGTCGGCTGCACCTGCCTCGCCCTGCGGGTGGTACGGCCCCGGGCCTTCACCGTCGGCGAACTCGTCGCGGCCGGCACGGTGCCGCCCGGCGGTGACCGGGTCCTGGAGGCGCTGATCGGGGCCGGGCTCTCGTTCCTCGTCAGCGGCGGCACCGGTTCCGGCAAGACCACTCTGCTCAGCGCGCTGCTGGGGCTGGCGGGACCGGGCGAGCGGATCGTGCTCGCCGAGGATTCGGCCGAGTTGAGGCCCGATCACCCGCACGTGGTCCGGCTGGAGACCCGGCCCGCCAATCAGGAGGGCGCCGGCCTGGTCACCCTGGAGGACCTCGTACGGCAGGCGCTGCGGATGCGGCCGGACCGGCTGGTCGTCGGCGAGGTGCGCGGAGCCGAGGTCGCCCACCTGCTCGCCGCCCTCAACACCGGTCACAGCGGCTGCTGCACGGTCCACGCCAACGCCGCCGCCGACGTACCGGCCCGGCTGGAGGCACTGGCCACGGCCGCGGGACTGGACCGGGCCGCGCTGCACAGCCAGCTGGCGGCGGCCCTCTCGGTGGTCGTGCACCTCATGCGGGACCGGTCCGGGCGGCGCCGGATCGACGAGATCCACGTCCTGGAGCGGGACGCCACCGGGCTGGTGCGGACGGTACCGGCCCTGCGCTGGGGCGAGCGGGCGTTCGTCCGGGAGCGGGGGTGGGAGCGGCTGCGGGAGCTGCTGGGGGCTTTCGGGGACCTGGGTGATCCGGGGCGGGCTCGGTCCGCGAGCGGGACGGGTGGCCGCAGTGATGGGTGA
- a CDS encoding type II secretion system F family protein produces the protein MSMGAVVLCLGASARLLGGRHSGVRRARLLLAGGGAVATGPPTWQQAFADLRRRRGRWGAEWAALGAGLVIALWGASVIPVVAGAAGVPVLRRVRLARQTRQTRERRADAVIALCGVLAGEVRAGRQPGAALLRAARDSGGLGDAQAAVVAAARFGGDVPGALAVAARQPGAGGLLGLAACWRVAVDQGAGLADGLDRLDGALRAERDGRADLRAQLAGARATAVLLAALPVLGLLLGAAMGADPLRVLLHTGAGLGCLTAGAVFEAAGMWWATRIVRGAEAV, from the coding sequence ATGTCGATGGGGGCCGTGGTGCTCTGTCTGGGCGCGTCGGCCCGGCTGCTGGGCGGACGGCACTCCGGGGTCCGGCGGGCCCGGCTGCTGCTGGCCGGCGGCGGGGCGGTGGCGACCGGACCGCCGACCTGGCAGCAGGCCTTCGCGGACCTGCGGCGACGGCGCGGCCGGTGGGGAGCCGAGTGGGCGGCGCTCGGCGCCGGGCTGGTGATCGCCCTGTGGGGCGCCTCGGTGATTCCGGTCGTCGCGGGGGCGGCCGGGGTGCCGGTGCTGCGCCGGGTGCGGCTGGCCCGGCAGACCCGTCAGACCCGGGAACGGCGGGCCGACGCCGTGATCGCCCTGTGCGGTGTGCTCGCCGGCGAGGTGCGGGCGGGCCGGCAGCCCGGGGCGGCACTGCTGCGGGCCGCGCGGGACTCCGGCGGGCTCGGTGACGCCCAGGCCGCCGTGGTGGCGGCGGCGCGGTTCGGCGGAGACGTGCCGGGTGCGCTCGCCGTGGCGGCGCGGCAGCCCGGCGCCGGGGGCCTGCTCGGGCTCGCCGCGTGCTGGCGGGTGGCCGTGGACCAGGGCGCCGGACTCGCCGACGGCCTCGACCGGCTGGACGGCGCCCTGCGCGCGGAGCGGGACGGCCGGGCCGATCTACGCGCCCAGTTGGCGGGCGCCCGGGCCACCGCGGTGCTGCTCGCCGCGCTGCCCGTCCTCGGGCTGCTGCTCGGCGCCGCCATGGGCGCGGACCCGCTGCGGGTCCTGCTGCACACCGGGGCCGGCCTCGGCTGCCTGACCGCGGGGGCGGTGTTCGAGGCGGCCGGGATGTGGTGGGCGACGCGGATCGTGCGAGGGGCGGAGGCGGTGTGA
- the ssd gene encoding septum site-determining protein Ssd — MTETVIHDPPPGPEDRPGRPLIVTEDAVLLDDLLRLCAAAGATPEVHHGVPESGDGWAAAPLVLVGDDAARRLGGAARRPGVVLVGRDQDDPDVWKRAVLIGADHVLMLPDGEAWLVDRIADVAEGTGRPALTVGVIGGRGGAGASTLACALAVTSAREGLRTLLVDADPLGGGLDVLLGGEGAEGLRWPAFAASRGRVGGGALEESLPELHSLRVLSWDRGDCVAVPPPAVRAVLAAARRRGGTVVVDLPRRLDDGVAEALAQLDLVLLVVPAELRAVAAAGRVASAVGMVVRDLRVAVRGPYAPGLDDQEVARLLGLPLAGRLPVEPALLRPRGSAKAPGVSGRGPLARFCAHFWERALVEAGGTR, encoded by the coding sequence GTGACCGAAACCGTCATCCACGACCCGCCGCCCGGCCCCGAGGACCGGCCCGGACGCCCGCTCATCGTCACCGAGGACGCCGTCCTCCTGGACGATCTGCTGCGCCTGTGCGCGGCGGCCGGCGCCACTCCCGAGGTCCACCACGGCGTACCGGAATCCGGCGACGGCTGGGCGGCGGCCCCGCTCGTGCTCGTCGGGGACGACGCCGCCCGCCGGCTGGGCGGGGCCGCGCGCCGGCCCGGCGTGGTGCTGGTCGGCCGCGACCAGGACGACCCCGACGTGTGGAAACGGGCCGTCCTGATCGGCGCCGATCACGTCCTGATGCTCCCCGACGGCGAGGCCTGGCTGGTCGACCGCATCGCCGACGTCGCCGAGGGCACCGGCCGTCCGGCCCTCACCGTCGGGGTGATCGGCGGCCGGGGCGGCGCCGGGGCGTCCACCCTCGCGTGCGCGCTCGCCGTCACCTCCGCGCGTGAGGGACTGCGCACCCTCCTGGTGGACGCCGACCCGCTCGGCGGCGGACTCGACGTGCTCCTCGGCGGCGAGGGCGCCGAAGGGTTGCGCTGGCCCGCCTTCGCCGCGTCCCGCGGCCGGGTCGGCGGCGGCGCACTGGAGGAGTCGCTGCCCGAACTGCACTCCCTGCGCGTGCTCAGCTGGGACCGCGGGGACTGCGTGGCCGTGCCCCCGCCCGCCGTGCGCGCGGTGCTGGCCGCCGCCCGGCGGCGCGGCGGCACGGTCGTGGTCGACCTGCCCCGCCGTCTCGACGACGGAGTGGCCGAGGCCCTCGCCCAGCTCGACCTGGTCCTCCTCGTCGTGCCGGCCGAACTGCGGGCGGTCGCCGCGGCCGGCCGGGTCGCCTCCGCCGTCGGCATGGTCGTCCGCGATCTGCGGGTGGCGGTCCGCGGGCCCTACGCACCCGGCCTGGACGACCAGGAGGTGGCCCGGCTGCTCGGCCTGCCCCTGGCCGGCCGGCTGCCCGTGGAACCCGCGCTGCTGCGCCCGAGAGGGAGCGCCAAGGCACCCGGCGTGAGCGGGCGGGGCCCGCTCGCCCGCTTCTGCGCGCACTTCTGGGAGCGCGCGCTGGTCGAGGCGGGAGGCACCCGATGA
- a CDS encoding ATP-binding protein yields MKIAFVGKGGSGKTTLSSLFIRHLTAAGAPVVAIDADINQHLGPALGLGEEEAAALPAMGERLPLIKDYLRGGNPRIASAATMIKTTPPGEGSRLVRVREPNPVYDACARPVELDGGAARLMVTGPFTDADLGVACYHSKTGAVELYLNHLVDGPDEYVVVDMTAGSDSFASGMFTRFDMTFLVAEPTRKGVSVYRQYKEYARDFGVALKVVGNKIHEPDDIDFLRAEVGDDLLVTVGRSDWVRAMEKGRPPAFDLLEEANARALETLKAAVDATYEHRDWERYTRQMVHFHLKNAESWGNERTGTDLAAQVDPGFVLGESVAAPA; encoded by the coding sequence ATGAAAATTGCTTTCGTCGGGAAGGGCGGGAGCGGCAAGACGACGCTCTCCTCCCTCTTCATCCGCCATCTCACCGCCGCCGGCGCCCCGGTGGTCGCCATCGACGCGGACATCAACCAGCACCTCGGCCCCGCACTCGGCCTCGGCGAGGAGGAGGCGGCGGCGCTGCCCGCCATGGGCGAACGGCTCCCGCTGATCAAGGACTATCTGCGCGGCGGCAACCCGCGTATCGCCTCGGCCGCGACGATGATCAAAACCACCCCGCCCGGCGAGGGCTCGCGGCTGGTCCGGGTGCGCGAGCCCAACCCGGTCTACGACGCCTGCGCGCGTCCGGTGGAACTCGACGGCGGCGCCGCCCGCCTGATGGTCACCGGCCCCTTCACCGACGCCGACCTGGGGGTCGCCTGCTACCACTCCAAGACGGGAGCGGTGGAGCTGTATCTGAACCACCTCGTCGACGGCCCGGACGAGTACGTCGTGGTCGACATGACGGCCGGCTCGGACTCCTTCGCGTCCGGCATGTTCACCCGCTTCGACATGACGTTCCTCGTCGCCGAGCCGACCCGCAAGGGAGTCTCCGTCTACCGCCAGTACAAGGAGTACGCCCGGGACTTCGGCGTCGCCCTGAAGGTCGTCGGCAACAAGATCCACGAGCCGGACGACATCGACTTCCTGCGCGCGGAGGTCGGCGACGACCTGCTCGTGACGGTCGGGCGCTCGGACTGGGTGCGCGCCATGGAGAAGGGCCGTCCGCCCGCGTTCGACCTCCTGGAGGAGGCCAACGCCCGTGCCCTGGAGACACTCAAAGCCGCCGTGGACGCCACCTACGAGCACCGGGACTGGGAGCGCTACACCCGCCAGATGGTGCACTTCCACCTGAAGAACGCCGAGTCCTGGGGGAACGAGCGCACCGGGACCGACCTGGCGGCGCAGGTCGACCCCGGCTTCGTGCTCGGCGAGAGCGTGGCGGCACCCGCCTGA
- a CDS encoding DUF4244 domain-containing protein, translated as MGVEMFGKIRKAAARFRGACRQDTGMVTSEYAMGIIAAVGFAVLLYQVVTSGQVQAELQAIVKKALSARM; from the coding sequence ATGGGGGTCGAGATGTTCGGAAAGATCAGGAAAGCGGCGGCTCGGTTCCGTGGCGCGTGCCGCCAGGACACCGGAATGGTGACGTCCGAGTACGCCATGGGGATCATCGCGGCCGTCGGGTTCGCGGTGCTGCTCTACCAGGTCGTCACCAGCGGCCAGGTCCAGGCGGAGCTCCAGGCCATCGTGAAGAAGGCCCTCAGTGCGCGGATGTGA
- the acs gene encoding acetate--CoA ligase, producing the protein MSNESLANLLKEERRFAPPADLAAHANVTAEAYEQAKADRLGFWAEQARRLTWAKEPTETLDWSNPPFAKWFKDGELNVAYNCVDRHVEAGHGDRVAIHFEGEPGDSRAITYAELKDEVSRAANALLELGVRKGDRVAIYMPMIPETAIAMLASARIGAAHSVVFGGFSADALATRIQDADAKVVITADGGYRRGKPSALKPAVDEALGKADQVEHVLVVRRTGQEVTWTEGRDVWWHDLVGRQSAEHTPQAFEAEHPLFILYTSGTTGKPKGILHTSGGYLTQTAYTHWSVFDLKPETDVYWCTADVGWVTGHSYIVYGPLANGATQVMYEGTPDTPHQGRFWEIVQKYKVTILYTAPTAIRTFMKWGDDIPAKYDLSSLRVLGSVGEPINPEAWIWYRKHIGADRTPVVDTWWQTETGAMMISPLPGVTAAKPGSAQRPLPGISATVVDDEANEVPDGGGGYLVLTEPWPSMLRTIWGDDQRFIDTYWSRFEGRYFAGDGAKKDDDGDIWLLGRVDDVMLVSGHNISTTEVESALVSHPAVAEAAVVGAADETTGQAIVAFVILRGSASENEALVSELRNHVGATLGPIAKPKRVLPVAELPKTRSGKIMRRLLRDVAENRQLGDVTTLTDSTVMDLIQTKLPAASSED; encoded by the coding sequence GTGAGCAACGAGAGCCTGGCCAACCTGCTCAAGGAAGAACGCAGGTTCGCGCCCCCCGCCGACCTGGCCGCACACGCCAATGTCACGGCGGAGGCGTATGAACAGGCCAAGGCTGACAGGCTCGGCTTCTGGGCCGAGCAGGCCCGCCGGCTGACCTGGGCCAAGGAACCGACCGAGACGCTGGACTGGTCCAACCCGCCGTTCGCGAAGTGGTTCAAGGACGGCGAGCTGAACGTCGCCTACAACTGCGTGGACCGCCATGTGGAGGCCGGCCACGGCGACCGCGTCGCCATCCACTTCGAGGGCGAGCCCGGCGACAGTCGCGCGATCACCTACGCGGAGCTGAAGGACGAGGTCTCCAGGGCCGCCAACGCCCTGCTGGAGCTGGGCGTGCGCAAGGGCGACCGGGTCGCCATCTACATGCCGATGATCCCGGAGACCGCGATCGCGATGCTGGCCTCGGCCCGGATCGGCGCGGCCCACTCGGTCGTCTTCGGCGGCTTCTCGGCGGACGCGCTCGCGACCCGCATCCAGGACGCGGACGCCAAGGTCGTCATCACCGCCGACGGCGGCTACCGACGCGGCAAGCCGTCCGCGCTCAAGCCAGCCGTGGACGAGGCACTCGGCAAGGCCGACCAGGTCGAGCACGTGCTGGTGGTGCGCCGTACCGGTCAGGAGGTCACCTGGACCGAGGGCCGGGACGTGTGGTGGCACGACCTGGTGGGCCGGCAGTCCGCCGAGCACACCCCGCAGGCGTTCGAGGCCGAGCACCCGTTGTTCATCCTCTACACCTCCGGCACGACGGGGAAGCCGAAGGGCATCCTGCACACCTCCGGCGGCTACCTCACCCAGACGGCCTACACCCACTGGTCGGTCTTCGACCTCAAGCCGGAGACGGACGTCTACTGGTGCACGGCCGACGTCGGCTGGGTGACCGGGCACTCGTACATCGTGTACGGCCCGCTGGCCAACGGCGCGACCCAGGTGATGTACGAGGGCACGCCGGACACCCCGCACCAGGGCCGGTTCTGGGAGATCGTGCAGAAGTACAAGGTGACGATCCTCTACACCGCGCCGACCGCGATCAGGACGTTCATGAAGTGGGGCGACGACATCCCCGCCAAGTACGACCTGTCGTCCCTGCGGGTCCTCGGCTCGGTGGGCGAGCCCATCAACCCCGAGGCGTGGATCTGGTACCGCAAGCACATCGGCGCCGACCGCACGCCCGTCGTGGACACCTGGTGGCAGACCGAGACCGGCGCCATGATGATCAGTCCGCTGCCCGGCGTCACCGCGGCCAAGCCCGGTTCGGCGCAGCGCCCGCTGCCCGGCATCAGCGCGACGGTCGTCGACGACGAGGCGAACGAGGTACCCGACGGCGGCGGCGGTTACCTGGTGCTGACCGAGCCGTGGCCGTCGATGCTGCGCACCATCTGGGGCGACGACCAGCGGTTCATCGACACCTACTGGTCCCGCTTCGAGGGCCGGTACTTCGCGGGCGACGGCGCGAAGAAGGACGACGACGGGGACATCTGGCTGCTGGGCCGGGTGGACGACGTGATGCTCGTCTCCGGGCACAACATCTCCACCACCGAGGTGGAGTCGGCGCTCGTCTCCCACCCGGCGGTCGCCGAGGCCGCCGTCGTGGGCGCCGCGGACGAGACCACCGGCCAGGCCATCGTCGCCTTCGTCATCCTGCGCGGCTCGGCGTCGGAGAACGAGGCCCTGGTCAGCGAGCTGCGCAACCACGTCGGCGCCACCCTCGGCCCGATCGCCAAGCCCAAGCGCGTCCTGCCGGTGGCGGAGCTGCCGAAGACCCGCTCCGGCAAGATCATGCGCCGTCTGCTGCGGGACGTCGCCGAGAACCGGCAGCTCGGAGACGTCACCACGCTGACCGACAGCACGGTCATGGACCTCATCCAGACCAAGCTGCCCGCCGCCTCCAGCGAGGACTGA